In Chryseobacterium gleum, a single genomic region encodes these proteins:
- the ccoS gene encoding cbb3-type cytochrome oxidase assembly protein CcoS, whose product MDILYLMILCSVSLAAIFLVVFIVYARKGQFEDDESPAVRILFDDEKVKENDETGDKSKDEKEIGENNKN is encoded by the coding sequence ATGGATATTCTATATTTAATGATCCTCTGCAGTGTTTCTTTAGCTGCGATTTTCTTGGTCGTATTTATAGTGTATGCCCGAAAAGGACAGTTTGAGGATGATGAATCTCCTGCTGTCAGAATCCTTTTTGATGATGAAAAAGTCAAAGAAAATGATGAGACCGGCGACAAAAGTAAAGACGAGAAAGAAATAGGAGAAAATAATAAAAATTGA